One genomic region from Croceicoccus sp. YJ47 encodes:
- a CDS encoding xanthine dehydrogenase family protein molybdopterin-binding subunit, which yields MRHGLLRNVEGIPKLVCGASGIAHHAQDFATARLSKSVYAISATSSFDEFLEPAANAALPLYASPAILVEHEGLRLDTGTPGPMRAPGEASGSAALEVAMDEAYEACGMDPLAFRMANYAETEPGSGRPFSSKALRDCYAEGAKRFGWSKRPLQPRQMRDKNGFLVGWGMGTAVFPCPHFPASARATLRADGSALIETAGADMGQGAWTALAQIGAEALGLDPAQVEFRSGISTLPDGGIAGGSGHTASAGQALHEAGHDAIATLTALAVNDPESPLYGAGNIGIAARNGRLHRRDDEGRSETYAAILARAGMREVVGTAKTARDPAAAAAYAMYSHGAVFAEVTIDPDLGQIRATRLVGAFAAGRIINPLTVRSQYYGGMIWGASFALHEEAVTDRRTGRIMNADLAEYHVPVNADVPSLEAILVPEEDAFVNPIGVKGVGEIGITGTVGAIANAIWHATGVRVRRFPVRIEELLPALG from the coding sequence TTGAGACACGGCCTGTTGCGTAATGTCGAGGGCATCCCGAAGCTCGTTTGCGGAGCAAGCGGCATTGCGCACCATGCGCAAGATTTCGCGACGGCGCGGCTCAGCAAGAGCGTTTATGCCATATCCGCCACCTCCAGCTTCGATGAGTTCCTCGAACCCGCCGCCAATGCGGCGCTGCCGCTCTATGCCAGCCCGGCGATCCTCGTCGAGCATGAGGGCCTGCGCCTCGACACCGGCACGCCGGGGCCGATGCGCGCGCCCGGCGAAGCCAGCGGCTCGGCGGCGCTCGAAGTCGCCATGGACGAAGCGTACGAAGCCTGCGGCATGGATCCGCTCGCCTTCCGGATGGCGAACTACGCCGAGACGGAGCCCGGCAGCGGCCGACCCTTCTCCTCGAAGGCGCTGCGGGATTGCTATGCCGAGGGCGCGAAACGCTTCGGCTGGTCGAAGCGCCCGCTGCAGCCGCGCCAGATGCGCGACAAGAACGGGTTCCTCGTCGGCTGGGGCATGGGCACGGCGGTGTTTCCCTGCCCGCATTTCCCGGCCTCGGCACGAGCGACTTTGCGCGCCGACGGCAGCGCCCTGATCGAGACCGCCGGCGCCGATATGGGCCAGGGTGCCTGGACGGCGCTGGCCCAGATCGGGGCGGAAGCGCTCGGCCTCGATCCGGCCCAGGTCGAATTCCGGTCCGGCATTTCCACCCTGCCGGATGGCGGCATTGCCGGCGGCTCCGGCCATACCGCCAGCGCCGGCCAGGCGCTGCACGAGGCGGGGCATGACGCCATCGCCACGCTGACGGCATTGGCGGTCAACGATCCGGAATCGCCGCTTTACGGCGCCGGCAATATCGGCATCGCCGCCCGAAACGGCCGCCTGCATCGTCGCGACGACGAAGGGCGCAGCGAAACCTATGCCGCAATCCTCGCCCGCGCCGGAATGCGCGAGGTGGTCGGCACGGCGAAGACGGCGCGCGATCCGGCCGCCGCCGCCGCATATGCCATGTATTCGCATGGTGCGGTGTTTGCCGAGGTGACCATCGATCCCGATCTCGGGCAGATACGCGCGACGCGCCTCGTCGGCGCCTTCGCCGCCGGGCGGATCATCAATCCGCTGACGGTGCGCAGCCAGTATTACGGCGGCATGATCTGGGGTGCCTCCTTCGCGCTGCATGAGGAGGCGGTGACCGACCGTCGCACCGGTCGGATCATGAATGCGGATCTCGCCGAATACCATGTGCCCGTCAATGCCGACGTCCCGTCGCTGGAGGCGATCCTGGTGCCGGAAGAGGATGCCTTCGTCAATCCGATCGGCGTCAAGGGCGTCGGCGAAATCGGCATCACCGGCACCGTTGGCGCCATCGCCAATGCCATCTGGCATGCGACCGGCGTGCGGGTGCGGCGTTTCCCCGTTCGTATCGAGGAACTCCTGCCGGCGCTGGGATAA
- a CDS encoding ArsR/SmtB family transcription factor, with protein MRNAACSANELRDALDITQQAVSQHLHILESAGLVRADRPGRGTIYAGG; from the coding sequence GTGCGCAATGCCGCTTGCTCCGCAAACGAGCTTCGGGATGCCCTCGACATTACGCAACAGGCCGTGTCTCAACATCTTCACATTCTTGAATCGGCTGGCCTGGTCAGGGCGGATCGTCCCGGCCGTGGTACGATATACGCTGGCGGCTGA
- a CDS encoding recombinase family protein has translation MTLPGGSGARIGYARVSTPEQDMSLQIDALERAGCSRIFQAQSARSCDFGQLKERIANVQSRRS, from the coding sequence ATGACCTTGCCCGGCGGATCGGGCGCGCGGATCGGCTACGCCCGCGTGTCCACGCCGGAGCAGGACATGAGCTTGCAGATCGACGCGCTAGAGCGCGCCGGTTGCTCCCGCATCTTTCAGGCCCAGTCGGCCCGAAGCTGCGATTTTGGCCAACTCAAGGAACGGATAGCGAACGTGCAGTCACGTAGAAGCTGA
- a CDS encoding SRPBCC domain-containing protein — protein MTVEPFRHSILVHARQDEVFRYFIEPEAIVAWMGDEASVDPQPGGIFLLRFDDKIVEGRYVEVTPPSRLVIGWGRQGSACFPPHASRLEVILATEDTGTRVTIVHHSLPVEEQVRHALGWKHYLSRLKKVAAGHDVEIHSVPSELTQGVDE, from the coding sequence GTGACAGTTGAACCCTTTCGCCACTCTATTCTTGTCCATGCAAGGCAGGACGAGGTTTTCCGATACTTCATCGAACCCGAAGCGATCGTCGCGTGGATGGGAGATGAGGCATCGGTCGATCCGCAGCCAGGCGGCATTTTCCTGCTAAGGTTTGACGACAAGATTGTCGAAGGCCGATATGTTGAAGTCACTCCTCCCAGCCGGCTCGTCATCGGATGGGGCCGGCAAGGATCGGCATGCTTTCCTCCGCATGCAAGCAGGCTGGAAGTCATTCTCGCAACAGAAGATACCGGCACGCGCGTAACCATTGTTCATCACAGCTTACCTGTTGAGGAACAGGTGCGCCATGCCTTGGGCTGGAAACATTACCTCTCCCGTCTCAAGAAGGTTGCAGCAGGACATGATGTAGAAATCCACAGCGTGCCTTCCGAGTTGACGCAGGGCGTAGACGAATAG
- a CDS encoding recombinase family protein, with protein MARIGYARVSTTDQDLDIQNERLKAAGCEIIRSETGSGASRKGRSELETIMQFLHAGDELVVLRLDRLGRSTRDVLNLVHELDEKGASLRILEPEVTTTGSMGRMVITILGMVADMELKFIKDRQRAGIDAAKADGIYTGRKKNVDDAEIRRQIAAGATKAAVARELNISRMTVYRALKGQGSESAST; from the coding sequence ATGGCCCGCATCGGATACGCTCGCGTCAGCACCACAGATCAGGACCTCGATATTCAGAACGAGCGTCTGAAGGCCGCAGGTTGCGAAATCATCCGCTCGGAAACCGGATCAGGGGCGTCCCGAAAGGGGCGCTCCGAGCTGGAGACCATCATGCAGTTTCTGCATGCGGGCGACGAGCTGGTGGTTCTGCGACTTGATCGGCTCGGCCGTTCCACACGCGACGTTCTCAATCTCGTTCATGAGCTTGACGAAAAGGGCGCGTCACTTCGCATTCTTGAGCCCGAAGTTACGACGACCGGAAGTATGGGCCGAATGGTCATCACCATCCTCGGCATGGTCGCGGACATGGAACTCAAGTTCATCAAAGACAGGCAACGAGCCGGCATCGACGCGGCAAAAGCTGACGGCATCTATACGGGTAGGAAAAAGAATGTCGATGACGCGGAAATCCGCAGGCAAATCGCGGCTGGCGCAACGAAAGCCGCCGTTGCGCGTGAGCTGAACATTTCCAGGATGACTGTCTACCGCGCCTTGAAAGGTCAAGGTTCGGAGTCAGCTTCTACGTGA
- a CDS encoding amidase family protein, with protein sequence MRRIRHAVAIATARYDILLTPTTPVTAPPHGLFSTTREDLTAADFSESDTTLFTFLGTFNATGQPSVSLPLGMSAEGMPVGIQVVGRFADEATLVRLARDLEEARPWFDRLPPIHASR encoded by the coding sequence ATGCGCCGCATCCGCCATGCGGTGGCGATTGCCACGGCGCGATACGACATCCTGCTGACCCCGACGACGCCGGTGACGGCGCCGCCGCACGGCCTCTTCTCGACGACGCGCGAAGACCTGACGGCCGCCGATTTTTCCGAAAGCGATACAACGCTGTTCACCTTCCTCGGCACCTTCAACGCTACCGGCCAGCCCTCCGTCAGCCTGCCGCTCGGCATGAGCGCGGAGGGCATGCCGGTCGGCATCCAGGTCGTCGGCCGCTTCGCCGACGAGGCGACTTTGGTGCGCCTCGCCCGCGACCTCGAGGAAGCCCGCCCCTGGTTCGACCGCCTGCCGCCGATCCACGCCAGCCGGTGA